Proteins encoded in a region of the Pseudomonas shahriarae genome:
- a CDS encoding tetratricopeptide repeat protein, giving the protein MNKWLIPAITTLALLSGCSTVQRGSIPVVDSGTAVSNNDRISANGGFRQTVTTRPNPATTQAVPQDSGVVVMVPGGGATTSAPISSAPWTPGPITPGPSNSAPIDSAPINQGTYNMPSTPSGIPSANAGGLSADEQLDGPVLALLTTAQQQQAGGDLNGASSSLERAQRVAPREPQVLYRLAQVRMAQGDAPQAEQFARRGLTMANGRPDLQASLWALIGDARAAQGDAAGAAQARQKAKVSL; this is encoded by the coding sequence GTGAACAAGTGGTTGATTCCGGCTATTACAACGTTAGCTTTGCTCAGTGGTTGCTCCACCGTGCAGCGCGGGTCCATCCCGGTGGTGGATTCCGGCACGGCCGTGTCCAACAATGACCGGATCTCGGCCAACGGCGGCTTCCGCCAGACCGTGACCACGCGTCCAAACCCTGCCACAACCCAGGCTGTACCCCAGGATTCCGGAGTGGTGGTAATGGTTCCGGGGGGCGGCGCTACTACGTCTGCGCCGATCAGCTCGGCGCCATGGACACCGGGCCCGATCACACCTGGGCCGTCGAACTCCGCGCCGATTGATAGCGCGCCGATCAACCAGGGCACCTACAACATGCCCTCGACCCCGAGCGGGATTCCTTCGGCCAACGCCGGTGGCCTGTCCGCCGACGAGCAGTTGGACGGTCCGGTCCTGGCCTTGCTCACCACTGCGCAGCAACAGCAAGCCGGTGGAGACTTGAACGGTGCATCGTCCAGCCTCGAGCGCGCCCAGCGTGTCGCGCCACGTGAACCGCAGGTGCTCTACCGCCTGGCGCAAGTGCGCATGGCCCAGGGGGATGCGCCACAAGCCGAACAGTTCGCCCGTCGTGGCCTGACCATGGCTAACGGTCGTCCTGACCTGCAGGCCAGTCTGTGGGCCCTGATTGGCGACGCGCGCGCTGCGCAAGGTGATGCTGCCGGTGCTGCCCAGGCTCGGCAAAAGGCCAAGGTCAGTCTCTGA
- the ilvN gene encoding acetolactate synthase small subunit: MRHIISLLLENEPGALSRVVGLFSQRNYNIESLTVAPTEDPTLSRLTLTTVGHDEVIEQITKNLNKLIEVVKLVDLSESAHIERELMLVKVKATGAQRAEIKRTTDIYRGQIVDVSASVYTVQLTGTSDKLDSFIQSIGTASILETVRSGVTGIARGDKVLSI, encoded by the coding sequence ATGCGGCACATTATCTCCCTGCTTCTGGAGAACGAACCGGGCGCTCTGTCTCGTGTGGTCGGCCTGTTTTCGCAGCGCAACTACAACATCGAAAGCCTGACGGTGGCCCCGACCGAAGACCCGACCCTGTCGCGCCTGACGTTGACCACTGTAGGCCATGATGAAGTGATCGAGCAGATCACCAAGAACCTCAACAAGCTGATCGAAGTGGTCAAGCTGGTCGATTTGTCGGAAAGTGCCCACATCGAGCGCGAGCTGATGCTGGTTAAGGTCAAGGCCACGGGCGCCCAGCGTGCCGAGATCAAGCGGACTACCGATATTTATCGTGGGCAGATCGTCGATGTGAGCGCCAGCGTTTATACCGTTCAACTGACCGGTACCAGCGACAAGCTGGACAGCTTCATCCAGTCGATCGGGACGGCCTCGATTCTGGAAACCGTACGCAGTGGCGTCACCGGGATTGCCCGTGGCGACAAAGTACTCAGCATCTAA
- the msrP gene encoding protein-methionine-sulfoxide reductase catalytic subunit MsrP has translation MLIKLPKASDCHESDVTPESLYFSRRSLLGGALAGIAASSLPRWASAADTARYADVEPGKAPGWFAEKLPGTQWQAVTVKDEAITPFKDATHYNNFYEFGTDKGDPAANAGSLKTEPWSVVIDGEVAKPGRYALEDFMKPYQLEERIYRLRCVEAWSMVIPWIGFPISALLKQVEPTSKAKYIRFETLQDPKSMPGQRSSFGLIDWPYIEGLRLDEAMNPLAILAVGMYGRELPNQNGAPLRLVVPWKYGFKSVKSIVRISLVSEQPKTTWQSIAADEYGFYANVNPTVDHPRWTQARERRLPSGLFSPNVRETQMFNGYSDEVASLYTGLDLRKNY, from the coding sequence ATGTTAATCAAGTTGCCTAAAGCGTCCGATTGTCACGAATCGGATGTCACCCCGGAATCCCTCTATTTCTCCCGCCGCAGTTTGCTCGGTGGTGCGCTTGCCGGTATTGCTGCCAGCAGCCTGCCGCGTTGGGCGAGTGCAGCTGATACCGCGCGTTATGCCGATGTCGAGCCGGGCAAGGCTCCCGGCTGGTTTGCCGAGAAGCTGCCAGGCACCCAATGGCAGGCGGTGACGGTCAAAGACGAAGCCATCACCCCGTTCAAAGATGCGACCCACTACAACAACTTCTATGAGTTCGGTACCGACAAGGGCGATCCGGCGGCGAATGCTGGTTCCCTCAAGACGGAGCCGTGGAGCGTCGTGATTGATGGTGAGGTCGCCAAGCCTGGGCGTTATGCCTTGGAGGACTTCATGAAACCGTATCAGTTGGAGGAGCGAATCTACCGTCTACGCTGTGTCGAGGCGTGGTCGATGGTCATTCCCTGGATCGGCTTCCCTATATCGGCTTTGCTTAAACAGGTCGAACCCACTTCCAAGGCCAAGTACATCCGCTTTGAAACTCTGCAGGACCCCAAGAGCATGCCGGGCCAGCGTTCGAGTTTCGGCCTGATCGACTGGCCTTATATAGAAGGGTTACGTCTGGATGAAGCGATGAACCCTTTGGCAATCCTTGCGGTGGGCATGTATGGCCGTGAACTGCCCAACCAGAATGGTGCGCCGCTGCGGCTGGTGGTGCCTTGGAAGTATGGCTTCAAGAGTGTGAAGTCCATCGTGCGGATCAGCCTGGTGAGCGAGCAGCCGAAAACCACCTGGCAAAGCATTGCGGCGGATGAGTATGGGTTTTATGCAAATGTGAACCCCACGGTCGATCATCCTCGCTGGACCCAGGCGCGGGAGCGACGTCTGCCTAGCGGCTTGTTCAGCCCGAATGTGCGCGAGACGCAGATGTTCAATGGCTACTCGGATGAGGTCGCTTCTCTTTATACGGGTCTTGATCTGCGGAAGAACTACTGA
- the pssA gene encoding CDP-diacylglycerol--serine O-phosphatidyltransferase, giving the protein MSERPEEPNQASDAESLLPIDEHVEEGHDAEGRKVRHRGIYLLPNLFTTANLFAGFYSIINSMSAQSALAAGDAASASKYFGFAAIAIFVAMVLDGLDGRVARMTNTQSAFGAEYDSLSDMVAFGVAPALLAFAWALGDMGKVGWMVAFIYVAGAALRLARFNTQVGTADKRYFIGLASPAAAGVVAGIVWAFSDYGIQGSKMSFLVALMVAAAGMLMVSNIKYNSFKEFDLKGRVPFVAILVVVLVFAVVFSDPPRILLLAFLVYAASGPVQYLLHLRRDKTLP; this is encoded by the coding sequence ATGAGCGAACGTCCCGAAGAGCCAAACCAGGCCTCTGACGCCGAAAGCCTGCTACCGATCGATGAGCATGTCGAAGAAGGGCATGACGCGGAAGGCCGCAAGGTCCGGCATCGTGGCATCTATCTTCTGCCCAACCTGTTCACCACGGCGAACCTGTTTGCCGGTTTCTACTCCATCATCAATTCCATGAGTGCCCAGAGTGCGCTGGCGGCAGGTGATGCGGCGAGTGCCAGCAAATACTTCGGTTTTGCTGCCATCGCGATCTTTGTGGCCATGGTCCTTGACGGCCTGGATGGCCGCGTAGCGCGCATGACCAATACGCAAAGTGCCTTCGGTGCCGAATACGACTCGCTGTCGGACATGGTTGCCTTTGGTGTCGCACCTGCGCTGTTGGCGTTTGCCTGGGCCCTGGGTGATATGGGCAAGGTCGGCTGGATGGTTGCCTTCATCTACGTGGCCGGTGCTGCACTGCGCCTGGCGCGTTTCAATACCCAGGTGGGGACTGCCGACAAGCGTTACTTCATTGGCCTTGCCAGTCCTGCTGCGGCAGGTGTGGTGGCGGGTATTGTCTGGGCGTTCAGTGACTACGGTATCCAGGGGTCGAAGATGTCGTTCCTGGTGGCCTTGATGGTTGCGGCGGCCGGCATGCTGATGGTCAGCAATATCAAGTACAACAGCTTCAAGGAGTTCGACCTGAAGGGGCGGGTGCCTTTCGTGGCGATTCTGGTAGTGGTGCTGGTTTTCGCAGTGGTCTTCAGTGATCCGCCGCGGATTCTGTTGCTGGCGTTCCTGGTGTATGCGGCTTCGGGTCCGGTTCAGTACCTGTTGCATCTGCGCCGGGACAAAACATTGCCTTAA
- a CDS encoding YqcC family protein, with protein sequence MDPRFPAIAEQLLLIERELRLAGWWDEVSPSAEALSSVEPFSVDTLDFHQWLQWIFLGRMKQILEQDLPLPNASGILEMAEMVYADRLQESLGLRSALKKFDQLIVGAR encoded by the coding sequence ATGGATCCTCGTTTTCCGGCAATTGCCGAGCAGTTATTGCTGATTGAGCGCGAATTGCGCCTGGCGGGCTGGTGGGATGAAGTGTCCCCCAGTGCCGAGGCGCTGAGCAGCGTCGAGCCGTTTTCGGTTGATACCCTGGATTTTCATCAGTGGTTGCAGTGGATCTTCCTGGGTCGCATGAAACAGATCCTCGAGCAGGACCTGCCGTTGCCCAATGCCTCGGGCATTCTGGAGATGGCCGAGATGGTCTACGCCGATCGTCTTCAAGAGAGCCTCGGCCTACGGTCGGCGCTGAAAAAGTTCGACCAACTGATCGTCGGCGCTCGTTAA
- a CDS encoding paraquat-inducible protein A: MRAIDAGILICTECHELNRQDPDTDEQTCTRCGALVHARRPNSLMRTWALLITAAILYIPANLLPIMTVNSLGQGAPSTIMSGVIELVQHGMFPIAAVVFIASILVPTFKLVGIALLLFSVQRHQPLSARQRIIMYRFIEFIGRWSMLDIFVIAILVAVVNFGRLASIEANLGAVAFASVVILTMLAAVTFDPRLIWDNTESDDDHD, encoded by the coding sequence ATGCGGGCGATTGATGCTGGCATTCTGATCTGTACCGAATGCCACGAACTGAACAGGCAGGACCCGGACACCGACGAGCAAACCTGCACCCGTTGTGGTGCCCTGGTCCATGCGCGCCGGCCGAACAGCCTGATGCGCACCTGGGCGTTGCTGATTACTGCGGCAATTCTGTACATCCCGGCTAACCTGTTGCCAATCATGACGGTTAACTCACTGGGGCAGGGCGCTCCAAGCACCATCATGTCCGGCGTGATCGAACTGGTTCAGCACGGCATGTTCCCGATTGCCGCCGTGGTGTTTATTGCCAGTATCCTGGTGCCGACCTTCAAGCTGGTAGGCATCGCACTGCTGCTGTTCTCGGTGCAACGTCACCAGCCGCTTTCCGCCCGACAACGCATTATCATGTACCGCTTTATCGAGTTTATCGGTCGCTGGTCCATGCTGGATATCTTCGTGATCGCCATTCTGGTGGCGGTCGTTAACTTTGGGCGACTAGCCAGTATCGAGGCCAATCTCGGTGCCGTGGCGTTCGCCAGTGTGGTGATCTTGACGATGCTTGCCGCAGTAACTTTCGATCCCCGACTGATTTGGGATAACACGGAGTCGGACGACGACCATGACTGA
- the mrcB gene encoding penicillin-binding protein 1B, with protein sequence MTRTRSPRSRKKPPPRSLRPWLGWAIKLGLVGLVALAGVAVYLDAVVQEKFSGKRWTIPAKVYARPLELFTGQKLSKADFLTELDALGYRREAVANGPGAAAVSGNTVDLNTRGFQFYEGLEKAQPVRVRFSGDYVAELSALNGGKLPVVRLEPLLIGGIYPKNLEDRILIKIDQVPPYLLETLVAVEDRDFYSHWGVSPKSIARAIWVNTSGGRMTQGGSTLTQQLVKNFYLTSERSLTRKLTEAMMAMLLELHYSKQEILEAYLNEVFVGQDGQRAVHGFGLASQFFFGQPLSELKLHQVALLVGMVKGPSYYNPRRNPERALERRNLVLDVLEQQGVATAEQVAAAKKMPLGVTTRGKLADSSFPGFIDLVKRQLREDYRDEDLTEEGLRIFTSFDPILQMKAEASVSDTFKRLAGRKGSDEVEAAMVVTNPETGEVQAMIGSRQASFAGFNRALDAVRPIGSLIKPAVYLTALEKPSKYTLTSWLSDEAFSVKGADGQVWKPQNYDRRSHGTVFLYQGLAHSYNLSTARLGLELGVPNVLKTLARLGVSREFPAFPSMLLGAGGLSPMEVATMYQTLANGGFNTPMRGIRSVLTAEGEPLKRYPFQIEQRFDPASIYLTQNAMQRVMREGTGRSVYSSLPGNLTLAGKTGTSNDSRDSWFAGFSQDLLAVVWLGRDDNGKTPFTGATGALQVWTSFMRKADPLPLNMPQPDNIVQAWIDPHTGQGSDANCPGAVQMPYIRGSEPPAGAPCGTGVPTDADSVMDWVKGWMN encoded by the coding sequence ATGACTCGTACCCGATCTCCCCGTTCCCGTAAAAAACCTCCTCCCCGCAGCCTGCGCCCCTGGCTGGGCTGGGCGATCAAGCTCGGCCTGGTTGGCCTGGTGGCACTCGCAGGCGTCGCGGTGTACCTCGATGCCGTGGTCCAGGAGAAGTTCTCTGGCAAGCGCTGGACCATCCCGGCGAAGGTGTACGCTCGCCCGCTGGAGCTGTTTACCGGCCAGAAATTGAGCAAGGCTGACTTCCTTACCGAACTCGATGCGCTGGGTTACCGACGCGAAGCCGTGGCCAACGGTCCGGGGGCGGCGGCGGTCAGCGGCAATACCGTGGACTTGAACACCCGGGGCTTCCAGTTCTATGAAGGCCTGGAAAAGGCCCAGCCGGTGCGTGTGCGTTTCTCCGGGGATTACGTGGCCGAGCTTTCCGCACTCAACGGCGGCAAGCTGCCGGTGGTGCGCCTTGAGCCATTGCTGATCGGCGGGATTTACCCGAAGAACCTTGAAGATCGCATCCTGATCAAGATTGATCAGGTCCCGCCGTATCTGTTGGAAACCCTGGTCGCGGTTGAAGACCGGGATTTCTACAGCCACTGGGGCGTATCGCCCAAGTCCATCGCCCGCGCCATCTGGGTCAACACCTCGGGTGGCCGCATGACCCAGGGCGGCAGTACGCTGACGCAACAATTGGTCAAGAATTTCTACCTGACCAGTGAGCGCAGCCTGACCCGTAAACTCACTGAAGCCATGATGGCGATGTTGCTGGAGCTGCATTACAGCAAGCAGGAGATCCTGGAGGCCTACCTCAACGAAGTGTTCGTCGGCCAGGATGGCCAGCGCGCGGTGCATGGTTTCGGCCTGGCCAGTCAGTTCTTCTTCGGCCAGCCATTGTCCGAGCTCAAGCTGCATCAGGTGGCGTTGCTGGTGGGCATGGTCAAGGGGCCGTCCTATTACAACCCGCGCCGCAACCCGGAGCGGGCCCTGGAACGTCGTAACCTGGTCCTCGACGTGCTGGAACAGCAGGGCGTGGCCACCGCAGAACAGGTCGCTGCCGCGAAGAAGATGCCTCTGGGTGTCACTACCCGTGGCAAGTTGGCCGACAGTTCATTCCCCGGCTTCATCGACCTGGTCAAGCGCCAGTTGCGCGAAGACTATCGCGACGAGGACTTGACCGAAGAAGGCCTGCGGATCTTCACCAGTTTCGACCCGATCCTGCAGATGAAGGCCGAAGCGTCGGTCAGCGATACCTTCAAGCGCCTGGCCGGGCGCAAGGGTTCGGATGAGGTTGAGGCGGCCATGGTGGTGACCAATCCGGAAACCGGTGAAGTCCAGGCCATGATCGGCAGCCGCCAGGCCAGTTTTGCCGGCTTCAACCGTGCCCTGGATGCCGTACGGCCGATTGGCTCGCTGATCAAGCCGGCGGTGTACCTCACGGCGCTGGAAAAACCGAGCAAGTACACCCTGACCAGTTGGTTGTCCGACGAAGCGTTTTCGGTCAAGGGCGCCGATGGCCAGGTGTGGAAGCCGCAGAACTATGACCGTCGCTCCCACGGTACGGTGTTCCTGTACCAGGGCCTGGCACACTCCTACAATCTGTCCACGGCGCGGCTGGGCCTGGAGCTGGGGGTGCCGAACGTCCTCAAGACCCTGGCGCGCCTGGGCGTGAGCCGCGAGTTCCCGGCGTTCCCTTCGATGTTGCTGGGGGCGGGGGGCTTGAGCCCGATGGAAGTGGCGACCATGTACCAGACCCTGGCCAACGGTGGTTTCAATACACCGATGCGCGGGATCCGCAGTGTGCTTACGGCGGAAGGCGAGCCGCTCAAGCGCTACCCGTTCCAGATCGAGCAGCGCTTTGATCCGGCCTCCATCTATCTGACCCAGAACGCCATGCAGCGGGTCATGCGCGAAGGTACCGGGCGCTCGGTGTACAGCTCACTGCCTGGCAACCTGACGCTGGCCGGCAAGACCGGTACCAGTAACGATTCCCGGGACAGTTGGTTCGCCGGTTTCAGCCAGGACCTGCTCGCGGTGGTGTGGCTGGGGCGCGATGACAATGGCAAGACACCCTTCACGGGGGCGACCGGCGCCTTGCAGGTCTGGACCAGTTTTATGCGCAAGGCCGACCCGCTGCCACTGAACATGCCGCAACCCGACAACATCGTGCAGGCCTGGATCGACCCCCATACCGGGCAGGGCTCCGATGCCAACTGTCCGGGCGCGGTGCAGATGCCGTATATTCGCGGCAGTGAACCGCCAGCCGGCGCTCCATGTGGCACAGGTGTGCCCACGGATGCCGATTCGGTGATGGATTGGGTCAAGGGCTGGATGAATTAA
- a CDS encoding paraquat-inducible protein A, translating to MSDPVDTTQVSDLPLEDLVACHECDLLMRKPELAHGEKALCPRCGYEMYAHRFNVVERSLALVIAALLLYIPANFLPIMQLNLLGQSSQDTVWSGVVALFNTGMQGVAVVVFLCSMGIPLLKLLCQLAVLLSIRWNIGRSYGLLLYRIYHHMRDWGMLEVYLMGVLVAIVKLADMAALSVGLGLACFISLLMVQVLLEVVMSPHQIWQALSGEDEHAGD from the coding sequence ATGTCCGACCCGGTTGATACCACCCAGGTGTCCGACCTACCGCTGGAGGACCTGGTTGCCTGCCACGAGTGCGACTTGCTGATGCGCAAGCCAGAGCTTGCGCACGGTGAAAAGGCCCTGTGTCCACGCTGTGGTTATGAGATGTACGCCCACCGCTTCAATGTCGTAGAGCGCAGCCTTGCCTTGGTGATCGCAGCGCTATTGCTGTACATCCCGGCGAACTTTCTACCCATCATGCAGCTCAATCTACTCGGGCAGTCTTCGCAGGACACGGTCTGGAGCGGTGTAGTTGCCCTGTTCAATACCGGCATGCAAGGCGTGGCGGTGGTGGTGTTCCTGTGCAGCATGGGCATTCCGTTGCTCAAGCTGCTCTGCCAGCTTGCGGTGCTGCTCAGTATCCGCTGGAACATAGGCCGCAGTTATGGCCTGTTGCTATACCGTATTTATCACCATATGCGCGATTGGGGGATGCTGGAGGTCTACCTGATGGGCGTGCTGGTGGCGATTGTAAAATTGGCCGATATGGCTGCCCTTAGCGTAGGCCTGGGACTGGCCTGTTTTATCAGCCTGTTGATGGTCCAGGTACTGCTGGAGGTGGTGATGTCACCCCATCAGATCTGGCAAGCGTTGTCCGGGGAGGACGAACATGCGGGCGATTGA
- the msrQ gene encoding protein-methionine-sulfoxide reductase heme-binding subunit MsrQ has product MRYPLWRLGVFIAAAVWPLYWLYEAWSLTLGPDPGKVLVDRLGLGTLILLLVTLAMTPLQKLSGWAGWIAVRRQLGLWCFAYVVLHLAAYCVFILGLDWSQLGVELRKRPYIIVGALAFLCLLALAVTSNRYSQRRLGTRWKKLHRLVYVILGLGLLHMLWIVRADLKEWAIYASIGGLLLVLRIPPVMRRIPRLIAKKAPSATKA; this is encoded by the coding sequence ATGCGCTACCCCCTCTGGCGCCTTGGCGTCTTTATAGCTGCGGCAGTGTGGCCGTTGTACTGGTTGTATGAGGCCTGGAGTCTTACCTTGGGGCCTGATCCCGGCAAAGTGCTGGTTGATCGGCTGGGGCTGGGAACGCTGATCTTGCTGCTGGTCACGCTTGCGATGACGCCTCTGCAAAAGTTGAGCGGTTGGGCGGGGTGGATCGCTGTGCGCCGGCAGTTGGGGTTGTGGTGCTTTGCTTATGTGGTGCTGCACCTTGCGGCTTATTGTGTATTTATCCTTGGGTTGGATTGGTCGCAGTTGGGCGTCGAGCTGCGCAAACGCCCCTACATTATTGTGGGAGCGTTGGCGTTCCTGTGTTTGCTGGCGTTGGCGGTGACATCCAATCGCTATAGCCAGCGTCGATTGGGTACCCGTTGGAAGAAGTTGCATCGCCTCGTGTATGTGATTCTGGGGCTTGGTTTGTTGCATATGCTGTGGATCGTGCGTGCCGACCTGAAGGAGTGGGCTATCTATGCTTCTATAGGGGGGCTGCTTTTGGTCCTGCGGATTCCACCGGTGATGCGTCGAATTCCCCGCCTTATTGCTAAAAAAGCACCTTCTGCAACAAAAGCGTAA
- a CDS encoding acetolactate synthase 3 large subunit — MELLSGGEMLVRFLRDEGVDYIYGYPGGALLHVYDALFKEPAVNHILVRHEQAATHMADGYARATGKAGVVLVTSGPGATNAITGIATAYMDSIPMVIISGQVASTMVGTDAFQETDMIGISRPIVKHSFMIKHASEIPEIMKKAFYLAQSGRPGPVVVDIPKDMTNPAEKFEYVFPKKAKLRSYSPAVRGHSGQIRKAAEMLLAAKRPVLYSGGGVILGGGSAPLTELAKMLNLPVTNTLMGLGAFPGSDRQFVGMLGMHGSYTANLTMHHADVILAVGARFDDRVINGASKFCPNAKIIHIDIDPASISKTIKADVPIVGPVESVLTEMVAALKDIGETPNKESVASWWKQIDEWRGDRGLFPYDKGDGSIIKPQTVIETLCEVTKGDAFVTSDVGQHQMFAAQYYKFDKPNRWINSGGLGTMGFGFPAAMGVKLSFPDTDVACVTGEGSIQMNIQELSTCLQYGLPVKIVCLNNGVLGMVRQWQDMSYNSRHSHSYMESLPDFVKLVEAYGHVGMRITDLKDLKPKMEEAFAMKDRLVFIDIQVDTSEHVYPMQIKDGSMRDMWLNKTERT, encoded by the coding sequence GTGGAGCTTTTATCTGGCGGTGAGATGCTCGTCCGCTTTTTGCGTGACGAAGGCGTCGACTATATCTACGGGTACCCAGGTGGTGCTCTGCTGCATGTCTACGACGCACTGTTCAAGGAACCGGCTGTCAACCACATCCTGGTTCGCCATGAGCAGGCCGCGACCCATATGGCTGACGGTTATGCCCGTGCCACCGGCAAAGCCGGCGTGGTACTGGTAACGTCCGGCCCAGGCGCAACCAATGCCATTACTGGCATCGCGACTGCGTATATGGACTCTATTCCGATGGTGATCATTTCCGGCCAGGTGGCGAGCACCATGGTGGGCACTGATGCATTCCAGGAAACCGATATGATCGGTATTTCCCGGCCGATCGTGAAACACAGCTTCATGATCAAGCACGCCTCGGAAATCCCGGAAATCATGAAAAAGGCGTTCTACCTCGCGCAATCCGGTCGCCCGGGTCCTGTGGTGGTCGATATCCCGAAAGACATGACCAACCCGGCGGAAAAATTCGAATACGTTTTCCCGAAGAAAGCCAAGCTGCGTTCCTACAGCCCGGCCGTTCGTGGGCACTCGGGGCAAATCCGCAAGGCGGCAGAAATGCTCCTGGCGGCCAAGCGTCCAGTGCTGTACTCGGGTGGCGGCGTGATCCTGGGCGGTGGTTCCGCACCTTTGACCGAACTGGCCAAGATGCTCAACCTGCCGGTCACCAACACCTTGATGGGCCTCGGTGCCTTCCCGGGTTCGGATCGTCAGTTCGTCGGGATGCTCGGCATGCACGGCAGCTACACGGCCAACCTGACCATGCACCACGCTGATGTGATCCTGGCCGTGGGTGCACGGTTCGATGACCGGGTGATCAATGGCGCGAGCAAGTTCTGCCCGAATGCCAAGATCATCCACATCGACATCGACCCGGCGTCCATCTCCAAGACCATCAAGGCCGACGTGCCGATTGTCGGTCCTGTGGAGAGCGTATTGACCGAAATGGTCGCCGCGCTCAAGGACATTGGCGAAACTCCGAACAAGGAGTCGGTCGCCAGCTGGTGGAAGCAGATCGACGAATGGCGCGGTGATCGCGGCCTGTTCCCTTACGACAAGGGCGACGGCAGCATCATCAAGCCACAGACCGTGATCGAAACCCTGTGTGAAGTGACCAAGGGCGACGCCTTTGTGACCTCGGACGTGGGCCAGCACCAGATGTTTGCCGCGCAGTACTACAAGTTCGACAAGCCTAACCGCTGGATCAACTCCGGTGGCCTGGGCACGATGGGCTTCGGTTTCCCGGCGGCCATGGGTGTGAAGTTGAGCTTCCCGGACACTGACGTGGCCTGCGTCACCGGTGAAGGCAGCATCCAGATGAACATCCAGGAGCTGTCGACCTGCCTGCAATATGGCTTGCCGGTGAAGATCGTCTGCCTGAACAACGGTGTGTTGGGCATGGTTCGCCAATGGCAGGACATGAGCTACAACAGTCGCCACTCCCATTCCTACATGGAATCGCTGCCAGATTTCGTCAAGTTGGTTGAAGCCTATGGCCATGTCGGCATGCGCATCACCGATTTGAAGGATCTCAAGCCGAAGATGGAAGAGGCGTTCGCCATGAAGGATCGTCTGGTGTTTATCGACATCCAGGTCGACACCAGCGAGCACGTCTACCCGATGCAGATCAAAGACGGCTCTATGCGCGACATGTGGCTGAACAAGACGGAGCGGACCTAA
- the ilvC gene encoding ketol-acid reductoisomerase: MKVYYDKDCDLSIIQGKKVAIIGYGSQGHAQACNLKDSGVDVTVGLRKGSATVAKAEAHGLKVTDVASAVAAADLVMILTPDEFQSSLYKNEIEPNIKKGATLAFSHGFAIHYNQVVPRADLDVIMIAPKAPGHTVRSEFVKGGGIPDLIAIYQDASGNAKNVALSYAAGVGGGRTGIIETTFKDETETDLFGEQAVLCGGTVELVKAGFETLVEAGYAPEMAYFECLHELKLIVDLMYEGGIANMNYSISNNAEYGEYVTGPEVINAESRQAMRNALKRIQDGEYAKMFISEGATGYPSMTAKRRNNAAHGIEVIGEQLRSMMPWIGANKIVDKAKN; the protein is encoded by the coding sequence ATGAAAGTTTATTACGATAAAGATTGTGACCTGTCGATCATCCAGGGCAAGAAAGTCGCCATCATCGGTTACGGCTCCCAGGGCCACGCCCAGGCGTGCAACCTGAAAGACTCCGGCGTCGACGTCACTGTCGGTCTGCGTAAAGGCTCGGCTACCGTTGCCAAGGCTGAAGCCCACGGCCTGAAAGTCACTGACGTGGCTTCTGCTGTTGCGGCTGCCGACCTGGTCATGATCCTGACCCCGGACGAGTTCCAGTCCTCGCTGTACAAGAACGAAATCGAGCCGAACATCAAGAAAGGCGCCACCCTGGCCTTCTCCCACGGCTTCGCGATCCACTACAACCAGGTCGTGCCGCGTGCTGACCTCGACGTGATCATGATCGCGCCGAAAGCACCGGGCCACACCGTGCGTTCCGAGTTCGTCAAAGGCGGTGGTATCCCTGACCTGATCGCGATCTACCAGGACGCTTCGGGCAACGCCAAGAACGTTGCACTGTCCTACGCTGCTGGCGTCGGTGGCGGTCGTACCGGCATCATCGAAACCACCTTCAAGGACGAGACTGAAACCGACCTGTTCGGCGAGCAAGCCGTTCTGTGTGGCGGTACCGTTGAGCTGGTAAAAGCCGGTTTCGAAACCCTGGTTGAAGCTGGCTACGCGCCAGAAATGGCCTACTTCGAGTGCCTGCACGAACTGAAGCTGATCGTTGACCTCATGTACGAAGGCGGTATCGCCAACATGAACTACTCGATCTCCAACAACGCTGAGTACGGCGAGTACGTGACAGGTCCGGAAGTGATCAACGCCGAATCCCGTCAGGCCATGCGCAACGCCCTGAAACGTATTCAGGACGGCGAGTACGCCAAAATGTTCATCAGCGAAGGTGCAACCGGCTACCCTTCGATGACCGCCAAGCGTCGTAACAACGCTGCTCACGGTATCGAAGTCATCGGCGAGCAACTGCGCTCCATGATGCCGTGGATCGGTGCCAACAAGATCGTCGACAAAGCCAAAAACTAA